Proteins encoded within one genomic window of Sandaracinaceae bacterium:
- a CDS encoding enoyl-CoA hydratase family protein — protein MTLSPSSFRWALDDAGVGTITLDRPDRINALTFEIYAELRDFFRALKDGHPEVRAVVLRGEGPRGFCSGGDVEDIIGELFARDMRGLLEFTRMTGALVQAIRQSRPPVVAALHGVCCGAGAVIALACDVRLAAPDTRIAYLFPKVGLSGADMGAAWLLPRVVGFGRASQLLLTGEFVKAERAERIGLVNQVCDDVAAEAQAFAEKLARGPAFAHAMTKRMLEYEAHVDFATGIEAEAQAQAICMQHPDFREAYDAWVEKRDADFE, from the coding sequence ATGACCCTCTCCCCGAGCTCTTTTCGCTGGGCGCTGGACGACGCGGGCGTCGGCACGATCACGCTCGATCGGCCCGACCGCATCAACGCGCTGACCTTCGAGATCTACGCGGAGCTGCGCGACTTCTTTCGCGCGCTGAAGGACGGCCACCCCGAGGTGCGCGCGGTGGTGCTCCGCGGTGAGGGCCCGCGCGGGTTCTGCTCCGGCGGCGACGTGGAGGACATCATCGGCGAGCTGTTCGCGCGCGACATGCGCGGCCTGCTCGAGTTCACGCGGATGACGGGCGCGCTCGTCCAGGCCATTCGCCAGAGCCGCCCCCCGGTCGTCGCGGCCCTCCACGGGGTCTGCTGCGGCGCCGGCGCGGTCATCGCCCTCGCCTGCGACGTACGCCTCGCCGCGCCCGACACGCGCATCGCCTACCTCTTCCCCAAGGTGGGCCTGAGCGGGGCGGACATGGGCGCGGCGTGGCTCCTGCCTCGCGTGGTCGGCTTCGGCCGCGCCAGCCAGCTCCTGCTCACGGGCGAGTTCGTGAAGGCGGAGCGCGCGGAGCGGATCGGGCTCGTCAACCAGGTGTGCGACGACGTGGCCGCCGAGGCGCAGGCCTTCGCCGAGAAGCTGGCGCGGGGGCCCGCCTTCGCGCACGCGATGACCAAGCGCATGCTCGAGTACGAGGCCCACGTGGACTTCGCGACGGGCATCGAGGCCGAGGCGCAGGCCCAGGCCATCTGCATGCAGCACCCCGACTTCCGCGAGGCCTACGACGCGTGGGTCGAGAAGCGCGACGCGGACTTCGAATGA
- a CDS encoding RidA family protein, with protein MADIVNPDSLAPPRGYSNGMILTGGRVLFVAGQIGWTREAKLVASDLPAQFDQALANVMDVVREAGGAAEHVGRLTIYVTDKRAYLADTKAIGAAYRRHMGKHYPAMALVEVADLLEEGARVEIEATAVLP; from the coding sequence GTGGCCGACATCGTGAACCCAGACAGCCTCGCGCCGCCGCGCGGTTACTCCAACGGCATGATCCTGACCGGCGGGCGCGTGCTCTTCGTCGCCGGGCAGATCGGATGGACGCGCGAGGCGAAGCTCGTCGCGAGCGACCTGCCGGCCCAGTTCGACCAGGCGCTCGCGAACGTGATGGACGTCGTGCGCGAGGCCGGCGGGGCGGCGGAGCACGTGGGCCGGCTGACGATCTACGTGACCGACAAGCGGGCCTACCTCGCCGACACCAAGGCGATCGGCGCTGCCTACCGCCGCCACATGGGCAAGCACTACCCCGCGATGGCGCTCGTCGAGGTCGCCGACCTCCTCGAAGAGGGCGCGCGGGTCGAGATCGAAGCCACCGCCGTGCTCCCCTGA